The DNA window CGGCCGATGTGTCGACGCTGACCTTGCCGTCGAGTTTCAGCCCGTAATCCTTCAGATGGTCCGAATAGTGCATAATCTCGGCCGAGCGCAGCAGCGCCTTGGTCGGGATGCAGCCCCAGTTGAGGCAGATGCCGCCGAGATGCTCGCGCTCGACAATCGCCGTCTTGAAGCCAAGCTGGGCGGAACGCACCGCCGTGACATAGCCGCCGGGGCCGGAGCCGATGATGATGACGTCGTAGTTCTCAGCCACGGGTTTTCTCCTTCACAGTTCCAGCATGACGCGCACGACTGGTGTCAGCGCCTCGCCGATGTTTCGCGTGTTTTCGACGTCGAGATGGACGCCGTCGAGAGGGGTGGTTTGCGCCACACTGCCGGCATCGAAGAAGCCGCAGCCGGCTTCATCGGCGAGCGCGGCATAGAGCGGCGCCAACCGGGCCGATGCCTCGTCGCCGCCTGCAAACATTTCCTTGAATTCAGCATCGTCGGTACGGCTGACGGCGGGCGGCGCAACGATCAGTATCTGCGGCGCCGGCCAGTCGAACGGATAGTCGTGGCCGCGCACGATGTTGATCAGCCGCTGAATACCTTGCTTGGCCGCTACCGGATTGCCGTGGATCCACGGCTTCATGTCGTTGGCGCCGAGCATGATGACGATCAGGTCGATCGGCGCATGCGTCGTCAGCACCGTCGGCAGCACCCGTGCACCATTTCGATCGGCACCGGCCAGATGATCGTCGAAAGCCGTGGTGCGGCCATTGAGACCGTCGGCGATAACCTGAACGCCGCCACCGAGGCTAGCCTGTAGCACGCTCGGCCAGCGGTCTTCCCACGCATGGCGGCCGCCCTCGGCATCGTAGCCCCAAGTCAGCGAGTCGCCGTAACAAAGAACAGTCTTCATGCGCCCACCTGTGCCTTGACCAAACCGCGTCCCACCCGCCAGCGCACGAACAGCCAGTGAATGACAATCGTCACCAGACCCGGCAGGCCGAGGCCGGCAACCATAGGAATATCCTTCTTCACCACCGCGGAACTACTGTCGGTGTAGAGGATCAAGGCAACCAGCAGGGCAAGCAGCACCACGAACACGATCAGCAACCACTTACCGGTCCTGGCCACAGCCGCGACCGGATCGGCCATGAATTGCGCCACGAAGAAGACGAAGGTGACGATCAACGTCACCAGCACCGAGACCATGAAAACGAGGATGAATTCTTCCTCCGCGCCAGTGGCGATGGCCAACCATTGCGCGGCCAGCCCGCCGGCAAGGCCGGAAATGAAAAAAGCGAAAAGGCTGGTGAAGAATTTCCGCACCGCCCTCTCCCTTCCTAGACCAGCATGCCCATCGGGTTCTCGATCAGCCGCTTGAAGGCGACCAGCAATTCGGCGCCCAGCGCACCATCGACGGCGCGATGGTCGGTCGACAGCGTCACCGACATCACGGTCGCTATCTTGATCTCGCCATTCTTGACCACCGCCCGCTCCTCGCCGGCACCGACCGCCAGGATCGTCGCGTGCGGCGGGTTGATGACGGCGGCAAAGTCCTTGATGCCGAACATGCCGAGGTTGGACACCGCCGTGGTGCCGCCCTGATACTCTTCCGGCTTCAGCTTGCGGCTGCGCGCGCGGCTGGCCAGATCCTTCATCTCGTTGGAGATGGTGGACAGCGTCTTTTCATCGGCATGCCGAATGATCGGCGTGATCAGGCCGCCGGGGATCGACACGGCGACGCCGACATCGGCATGCTTGTGCTTGACCATGGCGGTTTCGGTCCATGAGGCATTGGCATCCGGCACCGCCTTCAGCGCCATCGCCATCGCCTTGATCACCATGTCGTTGACCGACAGCTTGTAGGCCGGTGCTTCGCCCTTGTCGGTCTTCTTCACCGGGGCCGCCGCATTGATCTGCGTGCGCAGCGCCAAGAGCGCATCGAGCTCGCAGTCGAGCGTCAGGTAGAAATGCGGGATGGTGGTCTTGGCCTCGACAAGGCGCCGCGCAATGGTCTTGCGCATATTGTCATGCGGGACGAGGTCGTAGGAGCCAGCTTCGAACAGCTTCAGCACCTG is part of the Mesorhizobium loti genome and encodes:
- a CDS encoding SGNH/GDSL hydrolase family protein produces the protein MKTVLCYGDSLTWGYDAEGGRHAWEDRWPSVLQASLGGGVQVIADGLNGRTTAFDDHLAGADRNGARVLPTVLTTHAPIDLIVIMLGANDMKPWIHGNPVAAKQGIQRLINIVRGHDYPFDWPAPQILIVAPPAVSRTDDAEFKEMFAGGDEASARLAPLYAALADEAGCGFFDAGSVAQTTPLDGVHLDVENTRNIGEALTPVVRVMLEL